A stretch of Rhizobium glycinendophyticum DNA encodes these proteins:
- a CDS encoding response regulator, whose protein sequence is MITVLCVEDERDVRELIVEELEDAGIRVLQAENGKEGLDRILKDRPDIVISDITMPEMDGISMLGELQINHPQFSNMPFVFLTALADREKMIEGLGAGAESYLTKPIDFDVLMAKIHGLVVRIENRVAAGLEF, encoded by the coding sequence ATGATCACGGTACTGTGCGTGGAGGACGAAAGAGACGTCCGGGAACTGATCGTCGAGGAACTGGAGGACGCGGGCATTCGCGTGCTGCAGGCGGAGAACGGCAAGGAGGGCCTGGACAGGATCCTCAAGGACCGGCCCGATATCGTCATTTCCGACATCACCATGCCAGAGATGGACGGCATCTCGATGCTCGGCGAATTGCAGATCAACCATCCGCAATTCTCCAACATGCCCTTCGTCTTCCTGACGGCGCTGGCCGACAGGGAGAAGATGATCGAGGGGCTGGGTGCCGGTGCTGAAAGCTACCTGACCAAGCCGATCGACTTCGACGTGCTGATGGCGAAGATCCACGGTCTGGTGGTCCGGATCGAGAACCGGGTGGCGGCGGGGCTGGAGTTTTAA
- a CDS encoding sensor histidine kinase, giving the protein MQPMTWNDLPVWALLADRDILRAATPERRLADVLNDVSSLITATAPLDLAPASAIYLVDSQHDRHRLFHQCAADEFALPLDICPEDGMPPSVTGRSKSAIYGLAIHHPSGQRMGSVFFFGRTAKRMSQEKLAILRLLTEEIATIITHRNGGTGTLIDMVELSTDEIYVFDPQSLQITRANATASVRTGYSAQALSTMTPAELKAGISEADYRARLVPLLLGRTQKICFDTIQRRRNGTVYPVKVQVWRIKGEEADIFAEVAIATADQRKAFGLLEQVFDAIPGGIGVFDNRSRLLMANRRLYDLMNIPPELFPPGSSFEDILRYNACRGEWGDGDHEAMVRERVEQAELGLPYSFERERTSGKVLAVRSEPLSNGGYVLSYTDITVRKRAEKDLIRNRDELEKTVRQRTAEIAAQAAALEEALQQEKNINAMQRQFVAMTSHEFRTPLAIIDGAAQRLLRKKGGIDTAFLGEKTQQIRSAVARMVELMESFLSAGRIETGKAELSLVDCALHKLIEQAIKRQKLSSHHHRFETDIDALPPMIRCDALGISQVITNLLSNAIKYAPRAPDILIRGWEEEGFVFLSVKDEGVGIDAEDIDKLFQPYFRARTSTGIAGTGIGLSLVKQIVTLHDGDIFVESQRGKGTTFTLVLPVKGPARTTETEAAAEVHAA; this is encoded by the coding sequence ATGCAGCCGATGACGTGGAACGACCTGCCTGTCTGGGCCTTGCTGGCCGATCGCGACATCCTTCGCGCAGCAACGCCCGAACGCCGACTGGCGGACGTGCTCAACGACGTGAGCAGCTTGATCACCGCGACCGCTCCTTTGGACCTTGCGCCGGCCTCGGCCATCTATCTGGTCGACAGTCAGCATGACCGGCATCGCCTGTTTCACCAATGCGCCGCCGACGAGTTTGCTCTGCCGCTCGACATCTGTCCGGAAGACGGCATGCCGCCTTCCGTAACCGGGCGATCGAAATCCGCCATTTACGGCCTGGCAATCCACCATCCTTCGGGCCAGCGCATGGGATCCGTGTTCTTCTTCGGCCGCACGGCCAAGCGGATGAGCCAGGAAAAACTCGCCATCCTACGCCTGCTGACGGAAGAGATCGCGACGATCATCACGCACAGGAATGGCGGCACCGGGACGCTCATCGACATGGTCGAACTCTCGACCGACGAAATCTATGTCTTCGATCCGCAAAGCCTGCAGATCACCCGTGCCAATGCCACGGCCAGCGTCCGCACCGGCTATTCCGCCCAGGCGCTCTCCACGATGACTCCGGCGGAGTTGAAAGCCGGGATTTCCGAGGCGGATTACCGGGCGCGGCTCGTACCCTTGCTGCTGGGGCGCACCCAGAAGATCTGCTTCGACACCATCCAAAGGCGGCGGAACGGCACCGTTTATCCCGTAAAGGTGCAGGTCTGGCGGATCAAGGGCGAGGAAGCGGATATCTTCGCCGAAGTGGCGATCGCCACCGCCGATCAGCGCAAGGCCTTCGGCCTTCTGGAACAGGTGTTCGACGCGATCCCCGGCGGCATCGGGGTTTTCGACAACCGCTCGCGGCTGTTGATGGCGAACCGCAGGCTCTACGACCTGATGAACATCCCGCCGGAGCTCTTTCCGCCGGGATCATCCTTCGAGGACATCCTGCGCTACAATGCCTGCCGCGGCGAATGGGGTGACGGCGACCACGAGGCGATGGTGCGCGAGCGTGTCGAACAGGCGGAACTCGGCCTGCCCTATAGCTTCGAGCGTGAACGGACGAGCGGCAAGGTGCTCGCGGTCCGCTCAGAGCCGCTGTCGAATGGCGGTTACGTGTTGAGCTATACCGACATCACGGTGCGCAAGCGGGCGGAAAAGGACCTGATCCGCAATCGCGACGAGCTGGAAAAAACGGTGCGGCAGCGCACGGCGGAGATTGCCGCCCAGGCAGCGGCGCTCGAAGAGGCGCTGCAGCAGGAAAAGAACATCAACGCCATGCAGCGACAGTTCGTGGCGATGACGAGCCATGAATTCCGCACGCCTCTCGCCATCATCGACGGTGCAGCACAGCGCCTCCTGCGCAAGAAGGGCGGCATCGACACGGCATTCCTCGGCGAGAAGACGCAGCAGATCCGGTCCGCTGTGGCGCGCATGGTCGAACTGATGGAGAGCTTCCTGTCTGCCGGACGGATCGAGACCGGAAAGGCCGAGCTGTCCCTGGTCGATTGCGCGCTGCACAAGCTGATTGAACAGGCGATCAAGCGGCAGAAGCTTTCCTCGCATCACCACCGTTTCGAGACCGATATCGACGCCCTGCCGCCGATGATTCGCTGCGACGCGCTTGGCATCTCGCAGGTGATCACCAACCTTCTGTCGAATGCGATCAAATATGCGCCCCGCGCGCCCGACATCCTGATCCGCGGCTGGGAAGAGGAGGGCTTCGTCTTCCTGTCGGTCAAGGACGAAGGCGTCGGCATCGATGCCGAGGATATCGACAAGCTTTTCCAGCCCTATTTCCGCGCCCGCACCTCGACCGGCATTGCCGGCACCGGTATCGGCCTGTCACTCGTCAAGCAGATCGTGACGCTGCACGACGGTGACATCTTCGTCGAAAGCCAGCGCGGCAAGGGCACCACTTTCACCCTCGTCCTGCCGGTCAAGGGGCCGGCGCGGACAACCGAAACCGAGGCGGCAGCGGAGGTTCATGCCGCGTGA
- a CDS encoding LemA family protein → MFTTLAIIAAIAAYLVFVYNGLVKARQMAEEAWSGIDVQLKRRADLIPNLIETVKGYAGHEKGTLESVVELRNKAQAVPAGDVAGRAQAEGLLGAALGKIVALAEAYPDLKANENFVELQKSLETIEGEIQMSRRYYNGAARDLNVKVESFPSNLVAGQFGFSKKPYFEIANEADRAVPTVKF, encoded by the coding sequence ATGTTCACGACACTTGCCATCATCGCCGCCATCGCAGCCTACCTCGTCTTCGTCTATAACGGCCTCGTCAAGGCGCGGCAGATGGCCGAGGAAGCCTGGTCAGGCATCGATGTCCAGCTGAAGCGTCGCGCCGATCTCATCCCCAATCTCATCGAGACGGTGAAGGGCTATGCCGGCCACGAAAAGGGCACGCTGGAAAGCGTGGTCGAACTGCGCAACAAGGCCCAGGCCGTGCCGGCAGGCGATGTCGCGGGTCGCGCCCAGGCCGAAGGCCTGCTTGGCGCTGCCCTCGGCAAGATCGTTGCACTCGCCGAAGCCTATCCGGATCTGAAAGCCAACGAGAATTTCGTTGAACTGCAAAAATCGCTTGAAACCATCGAAGGCGAGATCCAGATGTCGCGTCGCTATTACAATGGCGCTGCCCGTGACCTGAACGTCAAGGTCGAGAGCTTCCCCTCCAATCTCGTCGCCGGCCAGTTCGGCTTCTCGAAGAAACCCTATTTCGAGATTGCCAACGAGGCCGACCGTGCGGTACCGACGGTCAAGTTCTGA
- the aroA gene encoding 3-phosphoshikimate 1-carboxyvinyltransferase — translation MTTDSVTILPPTHALTGKVSPPGSKSITNRALLLAGLAKGTSRLTGALKSDDTRYMAEALRQMGVTVEEPDATTFVVTSSGELKAPAAPLFLGNAGTATRFLTAALALGHGRYVVDGDEHMRKRPIKPLVEALQSLGVAIAAPSGCPPVAIDANGAFKKNHVVIDAGLSSQYVSALQMAAACGSEPFTIELAGADIGARGYIDLTMSAMRAFGAKVEQPTPASWVIQPTGYTATDFHIEPDASAATYLWGAEVLTKGQIDIGTPSDAFTQPDAKAYDVIAQFPNMPAVIDGSQMQDAIPTIAVLAAFNETPVRFVGIENLRVKECDRIRAVSTGLNNIREGLAKEEGDDLLVFSDPSLAGQSLPAEIDTFADHRIAMSFALAGLKIRDITILDPGCVAKTYPGYWDALASLGVDLVRNDKK, via the coding sequence ATGACGACTGACAGTGTGACCATCCTTCCGCCCACCCACGCCCTGACCGGCAAGGTGAGCCCTCCGGGTTCGAAGTCCATCACCAATCGCGCGCTGCTGCTCGCCGGCCTTGCCAAGGGCACGAGCCGGTTGACCGGGGCGCTGAAGAGTGACGACACGCGCTACATGGCCGAAGCGCTGCGCCAGATGGGCGTCACCGTCGAGGAGCCGGATGCCACGACCTTCGTCGTTACCAGCTCCGGTGAACTCAAAGCCCCAGCAGCCCCACTTTTCCTTGGCAATGCCGGAACCGCTACCCGCTTCCTCACTGCGGCGCTGGCACTAGGACACGGTCGCTACGTTGTCGATGGCGACGAGCATATGCGCAAGCGTCCGATCAAGCCGCTGGTCGAGGCCCTGCAGTCGCTCGGTGTGGCGATCGCCGCTCCATCGGGTTGCCCACCGGTCGCCATTGATGCCAATGGTGCCTTCAAAAAGAACCACGTGGTGATCGATGCCGGCCTCTCCAGCCAGTATGTCTCGGCTCTCCAGATGGCGGCAGCCTGCGGTTCCGAACCCTTCACCATTGAGCTTGCCGGTGCCGATATCGGCGCGCGCGGTTACATCGACCTGACGATGTCGGCCATGCGCGCCTTCGGCGCAAAGGTCGAGCAGCCGACGCCGGCCTCCTGGGTCATCCAGCCGACCGGTTATACCGCGACCGATTTCCACATCGAGCCGGATGCCTCCGCCGCCACCTATCTCTGGGGTGCCGAAGTGCTGACCAAGGGCCAGATCGATATCGGCACGCCGTCGGATGCCTTCACCCAGCCCGATGCCAAGGCCTATGATGTGATCGCCCAGTTCCCGAACATGCCCGCCGTGATCGACGGCAGCCAGATGCAGGATGCGATTCCGACCATTGCCGTGCTCGCCGCCTTCAACGAAACGCCGGTCCGTTTCGTCGGCATCGAGAACCTGCGCGTCAAGGAATGCGACCGCATCCGGGCCGTCTCAACCGGCCTCAACAACATCCGCGAAGGCCTGGCGAAGGAAGAGGGCGACGACCTGCTGGTCTTCTCCGATCCATCGCTTGCCGGTCAGTCGCTGCCGGCCGAGATCGACACCTTTGCCGATCACCGCATCGCCATGAGCTTTGCGCTGGCGGGCCTGAAGATCCGCGACATCACCATCCTCGACCCCGGCTGTGTGGCCAAAACCTATCCCGGCTACTGGGATGCGCTCGCCTCGCTCGGCGTCGACCTCGTCAGGAACGACAAGAAATGA
- a CDS encoding DUF2207 domain-containing protein — MTTLLRLCSAFLLVVWMACGAQAEEVVRDYHADITVFPDASMEVTETITVNAEGNDIKRGIFRDFPLYAQDARGFRQKVDFELISVERDGRAENYHTENVTGGIRIYTGSADVFLRPGEYTYTITYRTGRQIRYFDDHDELNWNVTGNGWLFPIEQASASVTLPNDAVPTRTTVYTGASGSTEKNAREVPGSDGLEFETTRPLGLSEGLTIVLAFDKGLVSAPSTEDSAWWFIRDNLNTIIGFGGLAVIFLYYLRSWVAVGRDPVKGVVVPRWDAPEGISPALVNYINNKGFSGAGWTALSASALDLAVRGYVELDDLDSSITIRRTKKPVEGKLQSGEAALMAEIPSAGNELVIDKANGKRVESVGDRFRQAIEKEHRNKYYKANAGYTSFGIGLSIAVVAALFIFGDLDEDVYALIFVPTFFSVFFGTFTVGLVNLFRGGRSLFSKIFAIVALAFIGFIALSTLGLMLISMWMDLEATHQFPVLIAFGGILTINLLFFFLMGAPTPLGRKLMDGIEGLRIYLTLAEKDRLNMAGAPTMSPSHFEKLLPYAVALGVEKPWSRAFETWLATAAAGAAAANYSPGWYHGSNYGNFGDRIGGFSSSMASTIASTIPAPPPSSSSSSSGFSGGSSGGGGGGGGGGGW; from the coding sequence ATGACGACACTCCTTCGTCTGTGCTCCGCTTTCCTTCTTGTTGTCTGGATGGCGTGCGGTGCGCAGGCCGAGGAAGTCGTTCGCGACTACCACGCCGATATCACCGTCTTTCCCGATGCCTCAATGGAGGTGACGGAAACGATCACCGTCAATGCCGAAGGCAATGACATCAAACGCGGCATTTTTCGCGATTTTCCGCTTTACGCTCAGGATGCGCGTGGCTTTCGCCAGAAGGTCGATTTCGAATTGATCTCGGTGGAGCGGGACGGGCGCGCTGAGAATTACCATACGGAAAACGTCACCGGTGGCATCAGGATCTATACCGGCTCGGCCGACGTCTTCCTGCGTCCCGGTGAATACACCTATACCATCACCTACCGCACCGGCCGGCAGATCCGCTATTTCGACGATCACGACGAGCTCAATTGGAACGTAACTGGCAATGGATGGCTCTTCCCCATCGAGCAGGCGAGCGCCAGCGTTACTCTGCCAAATGATGCGGTTCCGACAAGGACGACGGTGTACACTGGTGCATCAGGTTCGACGGAGAAGAACGCGCGCGAGGTCCCAGGCTCCGATGGCCTCGAGTTTGAAACGACCCGGCCCCTCGGCCTAAGCGAGGGCCTGACCATCGTGCTCGCCTTCGACAAGGGCTTGGTCTCGGCCCCTTCGACGGAGGACAGCGCCTGGTGGTTCATCCGGGACAATCTCAACACGATCATCGGTTTTGGTGGCCTTGCGGTGATCTTCCTCTATTACCTCCGCTCCTGGGTCGCTGTCGGTCGCGATCCGGTGAAGGGCGTCGTCGTGCCGCGCTGGGACGCACCGGAAGGCATCTCGCCGGCACTCGTCAACTACATCAACAACAAGGGCTTTTCCGGTGCCGGCTGGACCGCGCTCTCGGCCTCGGCGCTTGATCTGGCGGTCAGGGGTTATGTCGAGCTGGACGATCTCGACAGCAGCATCACCATCCGGCGGACGAAAAAACCGGTGGAGGGCAAGCTGCAATCTGGCGAGGCTGCGCTGATGGCGGAAATCCCCTCTGCCGGCAACGAACTCGTCATCGACAAGGCCAACGGCAAGAGAGTCGAAAGCGTCGGCGATCGTTTCCGCCAAGCGATCGAGAAGGAGCATCGCAACAAGTATTACAAGGCCAATGCCGGCTATACCTCCTTCGGCATCGGCCTGTCGATCGCCGTTGTCGCCGCCCTTTTCATCTTCGGTGATCTCGACGAGGACGTCTACGCCCTGATCTTCGTGCCGACCTTCTTCTCGGTGTTCTTCGGCACCTTCACCGTGGGTCTGGTCAACCTGTTTCGCGGCGGCCGCTCGCTCTTCAGCAAGATCTTTGCCATCGTCGCACTCGCTTTCATCGGCTTCATAGCCCTCTCGACGCTAGGCTTGATGCTGATCTCGATGTGGATGGATCTCGAAGCCACCCATCAGTTCCCGGTCCTGATCGCCTTTGGCGGCATCTTGACGATCAATCTCCTGTTCTTCTTCCTCATGGGCGCCCCGACCCCGCTCGGCCGCAAGCTGATGGACGGTATTGAGGGCCTGCGCATCTATCTGACGCTCGCCGAAAAGGACCGCTTGAACATGGCCGGCGCTCCGACCATGTCTCCCAGCCATTTCGAAAAGCTTCTGCCCTATGCCGTGGCGCTCGGCGTCGAAAAGCCCTGGTCGCGAGCCTTCGAAACCTGGCTCGCCACAGCCGCCGCCGGTGCCGCAGCCGCCAACTACAGCCCCGGCTGGTACCACGGCAGCAACTACGGCAATTTCGGCGACCGTATCGGCGGCTTCTCCTCCTCCATGGCTTCCACGATCGCCTCCACTATTCCCGCGCCGCCCCCTTCCAGCTCCTCTTCCTCCTCGGGCTTCTCAGGCGGTTCCTCCGGTGGCGGTGGCGGCGGTGGCGGCGGGGGAGGGTGGTAG
- the glyS gene encoding glycine--tRNA ligase subunit beta — translation MPDLLLELRSEEIPARMQRKAAGDLKKMVTDALVDAGLTYEGAREHWTPRRLTLDIRGLTARSADIKEEKKGPSVSAPQGAIDGFLRGAGLTSIDQATIKTDPKKGDFYVAYLEKPGRAAEEIIADVMPGIIRTFPWPKSMRSGFASMPKGSGYGGIEGKGMESLRWVRPLQSIVCTFGPEHDEVQVIPFEIDGIVAGNVTYGHRFHAPDAITVKRFDDYVSSLERAKVILDAERRKDMILHDARDIAFANGLELVEDEGLLEEVSGLVEWPQVLLGTFEEDYLSIPAEIIRLTIKTNQKCFVVRPQGETDKLSNHFILISNIQATDGGREIMHGNGKVVRARLSDALHFWKRDQGDLPDLDTLKASAAKFDLDLKKPLDQRMAKLDALNVTFHAKLGTQGERVARIRELAKVLAPIVYTSRNSPSSGLSATFSPLNGEKGEPAGAGVPLAPLAGRGSGEAGGEGQDPDLDTFIALVDRAVVLAKADLRTEAVGEFPELQGAMGRKYALLQGENASVAAAIEDHWKPNGPSDRLPEDKVGLTVALADKLDTLVGFWAIDEKPTGSKDPYALRRAALGVVRMILERGIRLPLVSVAKDADLLSFFHDRLKVYLRDQGARHDIIDAVLTPDADDLLMVARKAEALTAFITSEDGLNLLAGTKRATQLLAAEEKKGTVVADGVSEALLTLDAEKALFAAIQSASKSAAEAVAAEDFRSAMQALSTLRGPVDRFFEDVLVNDEDAAIRANRLALLKAIREATATVADFSKITG, via the coding sequence ATGCCCGATCTCCTGCTCGAACTCCGCTCCGAAGAAATCCCGGCCCGCATGCAGCGCAAGGCGGCTGGCGATCTGAAGAAGATGGTCACGGATGCGCTGGTTGATGCTGGTCTGACTTACGAGGGCGCACGCGAACACTGGACGCCGCGGCGCCTGACGCTCGATATCCGTGGCCTGACCGCCCGTTCTGCCGACATCAAGGAAGAGAAGAAGGGCCCGAGCGTTTCGGCACCTCAAGGCGCGATCGACGGCTTCCTGCGTGGCGCGGGCCTCACCTCGATCGACCAGGCCACGATCAAGACTGATCCGAAAAAGGGCGATTTCTATGTCGCCTATCTGGAAAAGCCCGGTCGTGCGGCGGAAGAGATCATCGCCGATGTGATGCCGGGCATCATCCGCACATTCCCCTGGCCGAAGTCGATGCGCTCCGGTTTTGCCTCCATGCCGAAGGGCTCCGGCTATGGCGGAATCGAGGGCAAGGGCATGGAAAGCCTGCGCTGGGTGCGCCCGCTGCAGTCGATCGTCTGCACCTTCGGCCCCGAGCATGATGAAGTTCAGGTCATTCCCTTCGAGATCGACGGCATCGTGGCGGGGAATGTCACCTATGGTCACCGCTTCCATGCGCCTGACGCCATCACCGTCAAGCGCTTCGACGACTACGTCTCGAGCCTCGAACGCGCCAAGGTCATCCTCGATGCCGAGCGCCGCAAGGACATGATCCTGCACGACGCCCGCGACATCGCCTTTGCCAACGGCCTCGAACTCGTTGAGGACGAAGGCCTGCTGGAGGAAGTCTCCGGCCTCGTCGAATGGCCGCAGGTTCTTCTCGGCACCTTCGAGGAGGACTATCTCTCGATCCCCGCCGAGATCATCCGTCTGACGATCAAGACCAACCAGAAGTGCTTTGTCGTGCGCCCGCAGGGTGAGACGGACAAGCTCTCCAACCATTTCATCCTGATTTCCAACATCCAGGCCACCGATGGCGGCCGCGAGATCATGCATGGCAATGGCAAGGTCGTGCGCGCCCGCCTGTCGGATGCCCTGCACTTCTGGAAGCGCGATCAGGGCGACCTGCCGGACCTCGATACGCTGAAGGCCTCTGCCGCCAAGTTCGACCTGGATCTCAAGAAGCCGCTCGATCAGCGCATGGCCAAGCTCGACGCGCTGAACGTGACCTTCCACGCCAAGCTCGGAACGCAGGGGGAGCGCGTCGCGCGTATCCGCGAACTGGCCAAGGTGCTGGCACCGATCGTTTATACGTCGCGAAACAGCCCCTCATCCGGCCTGTCGGCCACCTTCTCCCCGTTGAACGGGGAGAAGGGCGAACCCGCCGGCGCCGGCGTCCCCCTCGCCCCGCTTGCGGGGAGAGGGTCCGGCGAAGCCGGGGGTGAGGGGCAGGACCCCGATCTCGACACCTTCATCGCCCTCGTCGACCGCGCCGTGGTGCTGGCGAAGGCCGACCTGCGCACCGAAGCCGTCGGCGAATTCCCCGAACTCCAGGGCGCCATGGGCCGCAAGTATGCGCTCCTGCAGGGCGAGAATGCCTCCGTCGCTGCCGCGATCGAAGACCACTGGAAGCCGAACGGCCCCTCCGACCGTCTCCCGGAAGACAAGGTGGGCCTGACCGTCGCGCTCGCAGACAAGCTGGATACGCTCGTCGGCTTCTGGGCAATTGACGAAAAGCCGACCGGCTCGAAGGACCCTTATGCGCTGCGCCGCGCGGCACTGGGCGTGGTGCGGATGATTTTGGAAAGGGGTATCCGTCTGCCGCTGGTGTCCGTCGCCAAGGATGCCGACCTCCTCTCCTTCTTCCACGACCGCCTCAAGGTCTATCTGCGCGACCAGGGCGCCCGCCACGACATCATCGATGCCGTGCTGACGCCTGATGCCGACGATCTCTTGATGGTCGCCCGCAAGGCCGAGGCGCTCACCGCCTTCATCACCTCGGAAGACGGCTTGAATCTGCTCGCCGGCACCAAGCGCGCCACTCAGCTCTTGGCCGCCGAAGAGAAGAAGGGCACCGTCGTTGCCGATGGCGTCTCGGAAGCGCTCCTGACGCTTGATGCCGAGAAGGCGCTATTCGCCGCCATCCAGTCCGCCTCGAAATCGGCGGCTGAAGCGGTCGCAGCGGAAGACTTCCGCTCCGCCATGCAGGCGCTCTCGACGCTGCGCGGCCCGGTCGACAGATTCTTCGAGGACGTGCTGGTCAATGACGAGGACGCCGCCATCCGCGCCAACCGCCTGGCGCTCCTGAAGGCCATTCGTGAGGCGACCGCCACGGTCGCCGACTTCTCCAAGATCACCGGCTGA
- a CDS encoding type II toxin-antitoxin system ParD family antitoxin: MKPVQVTIAEPYDSFVEAQLESGVFKSAEDVVEAGLTLLQEEQARIEWLRNALIAGENSGPSVPFECEEFKALMRERHLRTRASQET, encoded by the coding sequence ATGAAGCCCGTTCAGGTCACCATTGCCGAGCCCTATGACAGCTTCGTCGAGGCCCAGCTCGAAAGTGGCGTGTTCAAGTCTGCCGAAGACGTGGTCGAGGCCGGACTCACGCTTCTGCAGGAAGAGCAGGCGCGGATCGAATGGCTGCGCAATGCGCTGATCGCGGGTGAGAACAGCGGGCCGTCTGTGCCGTTCGAGTGCGAGGAATTCAAGGCCCTCATGCGGGAACGTCATCTTCGTACGCGAGCTTCTCAAGAAACCTAA
- a CDS encoding DUF523 domain-containing protein — protein sequence MLPKILISACLLGRPVRYDGKGKPLNDPLIERWKAEDRLVGYCPEQAGGLPTPRPPAEIEDGMNGEDVLAGRARVLEVTGGDVTAEFIEGGKKAVAFAREHGCDVALLIDGSPSCGSGFIYDGSFSGTRHPGFGVTAALMHRAGIEVFSDRELERLAERVQSMS from the coding sequence ATGCTCCCCAAAATCCTCATCAGCGCCTGCCTGCTCGGCCGCCCCGTCCGTTATGACGGCAAGGGCAAGCCGCTCAATGATCCGCTGATCGAGCGCTGGAAGGCCGAGGACCGCCTCGTCGGGTACTGTCCCGAACAGGCCGGCGGTCTGCCCACCCCGCGTCCGCCCGCTGAAATCGAAGACGGCATGAATGGCGAGGACGTACTCGCCGGCCGCGCCCGCGTGCTCGAAGTCACCGGTGGCGATGTGACCGCAGAATTCATCGAGGGTGGTAAGAAGGCCGTCGCCTTCGCCCGCGAGCATGGCTGCGACGTAGCGCTGCTCATCGACGGCAGCCCCTCCTGCGGGTCGGGTTTCATCTATGACGGCTCGTTTTCCGGCACCCGCCATCCCGGCTTCGGCGTCACGGCAGCCCTGATGCATCGGGCGGGCATCGAGGTCTTCTCCGATCGTGAACTGGAGCGCCTTGCAGAACGGGTCCAATCGATGAGCTGA